The following proteins are encoded in a genomic region of Arachis stenosperma cultivar V10309 chromosome 4, arast.V10309.gnm1.PFL2, whole genome shotgun sequence:
- the LOC130973003 gene encoding 54S ribosomal protein L24, mitochondrial-like has product MAFRGKEMMKKVLKRVGENNLNPRVKESLEKCIPRSKVVMGRAKRGLFAGRHIQFGNSVSEDGGNKTRRTWKPNVQEKRLFSYILDRHIQVKVTTHALCCIDKAGGIDEYLLKTPYQKMDTEIGVFWKAKMEKLYEELGEKEVVFFAPKDEAKFEQGFRDLKLSEKEARKETRRKMFAQISKHKLIGVESKDGQSIEDGEEILHGARKQLVPVSYVLAADKLKVGSYVSN; this is encoded by the exons ATGGCGTTCAGAGGCAAAGAGATGATGAAGAAAGTGTTGAAGAGAGTTGGAGAGAACAATTTGAACCCGAGAGTGAAGGAATCGCTGGAGAAATGTATACCTCGAAGCAAGGTTGTAATGGGTCGTGCCAAACGCGGCCTATTTGCCGGTAGACACATTCAGTTCGGCAACAGTGTTAGTGAAGATGGCGGTAACAA GACAAGGAGAACGTGGAAACCTAATGTCCAAGAAAAGcggctcttcagttacatcctGGATCGTCACATTCAGGTCAAAGTGACCACCCATGCCCTTTGTTGCATAGACAAAGCTGGTGGGATTGATGAATACTTGCTGAAAACTCCTTATCAAAAGATGGACACTGAGATCGGTGTCTTCTGGAAGGCAAAGATGGAGAAGCTCTATGAAGAGCTTGGCGAGAAGGAGGTTGTGTTCTTTGCACCAAAGGATGAAGCCAAGTTTGAACAAGGCTTTAGAGATTTGAAGCTATCTGAAAAGGAAGCGCGCAAGGAAACCAGAAGAAAAATGTTTGCCCAGATAAGCAAGCACAAGCTGATTGGGGTAGAAAGTAAAGATGGTCAATCTATCGAGGACGGTGAAGAAATCTTGCATGGTGCTCGGAAACAGTTGGTCCCAGTTTCATATGTGTTGGCTGCTGACAAGCTCAAGGTTGGGAGTTATGTTTCTAATTAA
- the LOC130973708 gene encoding uncharacterized protein LOC130973708: MSLIARRNDRTRRFFGTRKHWPNDKEETIMFRAYRGRDDVLLPEIVIARYGVELKHEIVLIDLCDNCIKLKLKKRGNKIWIPSDEVDKLFAFYKFKSVVKIGLMHVTSVIFFVAPVDRRSKPIYMDFYAFHYVKDIVDISLLKLIQDELGLNYFDGLDDVSYGIEDNEMHRNMKSSSVQRIQMNTFNGTTIKKRSITKKRGCVAEHYSKRLTEYEMKADRFYIRCEFARLLLKSGGSEQ, translated from the exons ATGAGCCTTATTGCACGTAGAAATGATCGCACAAG GCGTTTCTTTGGGACAAGAAAACATTGGCCAAATGATAAGGAAGAAACAATTATGTTTCGTGCATACAGAGGACGG gATGATGTTTTGCTTCCAGAGATAGTAATTGCTAGATATGGGGTCGAGCTGAAACATGAAATTGTCCTGATTGATCTTTGTGACAACTGTATCAagcttaaattaaaaaaacgGGGAAACAAAATTTGGATACCTTCCGATGAGGTAGACAAGTTATTTGCTTTCTATAAGTTCAAGAGTGTGGTAAAAATCGGTCTAATGCATGTCACAAGTGTCATATTTTTTGTGGCTCCTGTGGATAGGCGAAGTAAACCAATTTATATGGATTTTTATGCTTTTCACTATGTTAAAGATATTGTTGATATATCTTTACTAAAACTAATTCAAGATGAGTTGGGATTGAACTACTTTGATGGATTGGATGATGTTTCATATGGTATAGAAGATAATGAGATGCATCGAAATATGAAAAG TTCTAGTGTGCAAAGGATTCAAATGAACACTTTCAATGGAACTACTATCAAGAAGAGgtcaataacaaaaaaaagagg ATGTGTTGCTGAACATTATAGCAAGAGGTTAACGGAGTATGAGATGAAGGCTGATCGATTT TATATTCGCTGTGAGTTTGCTAGATTATTGCTTAAGAGTGGTGGATCGGAACAATGA